The Pan paniscus chromosome 15, NHGRI_mPanPan1-v2.0_pri, whole genome shotgun sequence genome includes a window with the following:
- the LOC100974385 gene encoding dynein light chain 1, cytoplasmic-like → MVTMCDRKAVIKNADMSEEMQQNSVECAPQALEKYNIEKNTVAHIKKECDKKYNPTWHCILGRNFSSYVTHETKHFIYFYLGQVAILLFKSG, encoded by the coding sequence ATGGTAACCATGTGCGACCGAAAGGCCGTGATCAAAAATGCGGACATGTCGGAGGAGATGCAACAGAACTCAGTGGAGTGCGCTCCTCAGGCGCTGGAGAAATACAACATAGAGAAGAACACTGTGGCTCATATCAAGAAAGAATGTGACAAGAAGTACAATCCCACCTGGCATTGCATCCTGGGGAGGAACTTCAGTAGTTACGTGACACATGAAACCAAACACTTCATCTACTTCTACCTGGGCCAAGTGGCCATTCTTCTGTTCAAATCTGGTTAA